In a genomic window of Myxococcales bacterium:
- a CDS encoding sigma-54-dependent Fis family transcriptional regulator: MVDREPARRLLLTWADRGIDGPAPAHQAARPAGDRGPVLRLLDETDRRHRYHRAIVLTIPRGRTRAEALARDMAAQVGAVEVREVALDDPSDYRALWRQLTPLAAELERAAPPGGQQIDVLLSAGTPQAQTVWVLLIQAAVLRARMLQVIPAAFVPHPHPRAVRVVSLDVEGFPEIRVLRAEVARLRAEVRVRDARLIAGSEPMRALMARVVRVARSELPVLVLGETGTGKELVARAIHDGSPRAAGPFVAENCGALADSVLASELFGHEAGAFTGAAARHRGLFEQAHGGTIFLDEVAELAAPVQAMLLRVLQEGTVRRVGGEQPLRVDVRVLAATHRDLAEMVATGRFREDLYYRLRGAVVQVPPLRERVADLPAMIKAFLHEATVGPRARLLPVTPAALRALAAYAWPGNVRELRSEVQRWAVFCDDEVDVADLAPELRGHVAQPTARARAAPPPPTTLAAAVHAAEQAAIATALAAHDGKLAPAARALGIERNTLKRKLKATPARRR; encoded by the coding sequence ATGGTCGATCGTGAACCAGCTCGGCGCTTGCTCCTCACCTGGGCCGATCGCGGGATCGACGGTCCGGCGCCCGCGCACCAGGCCGCCCGCCCCGCCGGCGATCGCGGCCCGGTCCTGCGCCTGCTCGACGAGACCGACCGCCGCCACCGCTACCACCGCGCCATCGTCCTGACGATCCCGCGCGGCCGGACCCGCGCCGAGGCGCTGGCGCGCGACATGGCGGCGCAGGTCGGCGCCGTCGAGGTGCGCGAGGTCGCCCTCGACGATCCTTCGGACTACCGGGCGCTGTGGCGGCAGCTGACGCCGCTGGCGGCCGAGCTCGAGCGCGCCGCGCCGCCGGGCGGACAGCAGATCGACGTGCTGCTGTCAGCCGGCACGCCCCAGGCCCAGACCGTCTGGGTGCTGCTGATCCAGGCCGCGGTGCTGCGCGCGCGCATGCTGCAGGTCATCCCGGCGGCGTTCGTGCCGCACCCGCACCCGCGCGCCGTCCGGGTGGTGTCGCTCGACGTCGAGGGCTTCCCCGAGATCCGGGTGCTGCGGGCCGAGGTCGCGCGGCTGCGGGCCGAGGTCCGGGTCCGCGACGCGCGGCTGATCGCCGGCAGCGAGCCGATGCGCGCGCTGATGGCGCGGGTGGTGCGGGTCGCGCGGAGCGAGCTCCCGGTGCTGGTGCTGGGCGAGACCGGCACCGGCAAGGAGCTGGTCGCCCGGGCGATCCACGACGGCAGCCCGCGCGCGGCCGGGCCGTTCGTCGCCGAGAACTGCGGCGCGCTGGCCGACAGCGTCCTGGCCAGCGAGCTGTTCGGCCACGAGGCCGGCGCGTTCACCGGCGCGGCCGCGCGCCACCGCGGGCTGTTCGAGCAGGCCCACGGCGGCACGATCTTCCTCGACGAGGTCGCCGAGCTGGCGGCGCCGGTGCAGGCGATGCTCCTGCGGGTGCTGCAGGAGGGCACGGTCCGCCGAGTCGGCGGCGAGCAGCCGCTGCGCGTCGACGTCCGGGTCCTCGCGGCCACCCACCGCGACCTCGCCGAGATGGTCGCGACCGGGCGCTTCCGCGAGGACCTGTACTACCGCTTGCGCGGCGCGGTCGTGCAGGTGCCGCCGCTGCGCGAGCGGGTCGCCGACCTGCCCGCGATGATCAAGGCGTTCCTGCACGAGGCCACCGTCGGCCCGCGCGCACGGCTCCTGCCGGTGACGCCCGCGGCGCTGCGCGCGCTCGCGGCCTACGCCTGGCCCGGCAACGTCCGCGAGCTGCGCAGCGAGGTCCAGCGCTGGGCGGTGTTCTGCGACGACGAGGTCGACGTCGCCGATCTGGCGCCCGAGCTCCGCGGCCACGTCGCCCAGCCGACGGCCCGCGCCCGCGCCGCGCCGCCGCCGCCGACCACGCTCGCCGCCGCGGTCCACGCCGCCGAGCAGGCCGCGATCGCCACTGCCCTCGCCGCCCACGACGGCAAGCTGGCGCCGGCCGCGCGCGCGCTCGGGATCGAGCGCAACACGCTCAAGCGCAAGCTCAAGGCCACGCCGGCGCGCCGCCGCTGA
- a CDS encoding insulinase family protein: MPRNPMPTSRRPSHPRTRASLALTALVAAAAPALAAPPPKVEIAYDEFKLPNGLRVIVHTDRKAPIVAVNLWYHVGSKNEPRGRSGFAHLFEHLMFQGSEHHAGEFFEPFELVGATDQNGTTNSDRTNYFENVPTTALDMALWMESDRMGHLLGAIDQAALDEQRGVVQNEKRQGENQPYGQVFDLLGAASYPEGHPYHHTTIGSMADLDAATLDDVKNWFRSWYGPNNAVLVLAGDIDVATAKVKVARYFGDIAPTASVPKMKPQIAARKASTRAEVADQVPQTRIYRVWNVPGAGTVDADRLQVLAFVLGGARSSRLDRRLLHADKLVDRVSAAAWASELGGTFFISADVKAGGDPAAVERAIAEELAALVKAGPTAAELAQAKTVIAANFTRGLERIGGFGGKADTLAECAVFTGKPDCYKASLKTIAGVTPAQLKAVGKRWLSKGDHTLVVQPGARTPLVEPAAIPDLPPTKVAAADRRLKAVASDVDRSKGVPTTDTFPALVFPTVARATLSNGLKVVLAERHGLPLVQLTLDVVGAGTSSDPAGKQGLAAFAMGMLDEGAGGYSALALGDRIEALGARLGAGASLDQASVSLAALTSNLEPSLAVMADVLLRPTFDAAELERVRATWLAGLQQEKARPSSLARRAMAPLLYGAGHPYAAPPSGTGTEASIEALTRAELQAWVKARLTPDQATLIVVGDTTLAELTPKLEAALGGWQAPATPSPAVAVPTVKLPTAPRVFLIDQPGAVQATITVAQLVPSSKDARAIELELANSVLGGEFSSRLNMNLREDKHWSYGAYSGVAGALGQRPWGASASVQIDKTIESIKELDREIREFATGKAPAKPAEVAKIQVNEVRALPGSYETAGSVLGTLSGIVLYGRPDDYAAKRAAAISALTPAQVQAAAAAIKPAALTWVIVGDLGKIEAGVRALKLGTVKVLDADGKILR, from the coding sequence ATGCCCAGGAACCCGATGCCCACGTCCCGCCGCCCCAGCCACCCGCGCACCCGCGCCTCTCTCGCCCTGACCGCGCTCGTCGCCGCCGCGGCGCCGGCGCTGGCCGCGCCGCCGCCCAAGGTGGAGATCGCGTACGACGAGTTCAAGCTGCCCAACGGGCTGCGGGTCATCGTCCACACCGACCGCAAGGCGCCGATCGTCGCGGTCAACCTCTGGTACCACGTCGGCTCGAAGAACGAGCCGCGCGGCCGCAGCGGCTTCGCGCACCTGTTCGAGCACCTGATGTTCCAGGGCTCGGAGCACCACGCCGGCGAGTTCTTCGAGCCGTTCGAGCTGGTCGGCGCCACCGACCAGAACGGCACGACCAACAGCGACCGCACCAACTACTTCGAGAACGTGCCCACCACCGCGCTCGACATGGCGCTGTGGATGGAGTCGGATCGCATGGGCCACCTGCTCGGCGCGATCGACCAGGCCGCGCTCGACGAGCAGCGCGGCGTGGTCCAGAACGAGAAGCGCCAGGGCGAGAACCAGCCCTACGGCCAGGTGTTCGATCTGCTCGGCGCCGCGAGCTACCCCGAGGGCCACCCGTACCACCACACGACGATCGGCTCGATGGCCGATCTCGACGCCGCGACCCTCGACGACGTCAAGAACTGGTTCCGGAGCTGGTACGGCCCCAACAACGCGGTGCTGGTGCTGGCCGGCGACATCGACGTCGCGACCGCCAAGGTCAAGGTCGCGCGCTACTTCGGCGACATCGCGCCGACCGCGTCGGTGCCGAAGATGAAGCCGCAGATCGCCGCGCGCAAGGCGTCGACCCGGGCCGAGGTCGCCGACCAGGTGCCGCAGACCCGGATCTACCGGGTCTGGAACGTCCCCGGGGCCGGCACCGTCGACGCCGACCGGCTGCAGGTGCTGGCGTTCGTGCTGGGCGGCGCGCGGTCGTCGCGCCTCGACCGCCGGCTGCTCCACGCCGACAAGCTCGTCGATCGCGTCAGCGCGGCGGCGTGGGCGTCGGAGCTGGGCGGCACGTTCTTCATCTCGGCCGACGTCAAGGCCGGCGGCGATCCGGCGGCGGTCGAGCGGGCCATCGCCGAGGAGCTGGCGGCGCTGGTCAAGGCCGGCCCGACCGCGGCCGAGCTGGCCCAGGCCAAGACCGTCATCGCGGCCAACTTCACGCGCGGGCTCGAGCGCATCGGTGGCTTCGGCGGCAAGGCCGACACGCTGGCCGAGTGCGCGGTCTTCACCGGCAAGCCCGACTGCTACAAGGCCAGCCTCAAGACCATCGCCGGCGTGACGCCGGCCCAGCTCAAGGCCGTCGGCAAGAGGTGGCTCAGCAAGGGCGACCACACGCTGGTCGTGCAGCCGGGCGCGCGCACGCCGCTGGTCGAGCCGGCGGCGATCCCGGACCTGCCGCCGACCAAGGTCGCGGCCGCGGATCGGCGGCTCAAGGCCGTGGCCTCGGACGTCGATCGCTCCAAGGGCGTGCCGACGACCGACACCTTCCCGGCGCTGGTGTTCCCGACGGTGGCCCGGGCCACGCTGTCGAACGGCCTCAAGGTGGTGCTGGCCGAGCGCCACGGCCTGCCGCTGGTGCAGCTGACCCTCGACGTCGTCGGCGCCGGCACGTCGTCGGATCCGGCCGGCAAGCAGGGCCTGGCGGCGTTCGCGATGGGCATGCTCGACGAGGGCGCCGGCGGCTACAGCGCGCTGGCGCTGGGCGATCGGATCGAGGCGCTGGGCGCGCGGCTCGGCGCCGGCGCGTCGCTCGACCAGGCCAGCGTCTCGCTGGCGGCGCTGACCTCGAACCTCGAGCCGTCGCTGGCGGTGATGGCCGACGTGCTGCTCCGGCCCACCTTCGACGCCGCCGAGCTCGAGCGCGTGCGCGCGACCTGGCTGGCCGGGCTGCAGCAGGAGAAGGCGCGGCCCAGCTCGCTGGCCCGGCGCGCGATGGCGCCGCTGCTCTACGGCGCCGGTCACCCCTACGCCGCGCCGCCGAGCGGCACCGGCACCGAGGCGTCGATCGAGGCGCTGACCCGCGCCGAGCTGCAGGCGTGGGTCAAGGCCAGGCTGACGCCCGACCAGGCGACCTTGATCGTCGTCGGCGACACCACGCTGGCCGAGCTCACGCCCAAGCTCGAGGCCGCGCTCGGCGGCTGGCAGGCGCCGGCGACGCCGAGCCCGGCGGTCGCGGTGCCGACGGTCAAGCTGCCGACCGCGCCGCGGGTGTTCCTGATCGATCAGCCCGGCGCGGTCCAGGCGACGATCACCGTCGCGCAGCTGGTCCCGTCGTCGAAGGACGCGCGCGCGATCGAGCTCGAGCTGGCCAACTCGGTCCTCGGCGGCGAGTTCAGCTCGCGCCTGAACATGAACCTGCGCGAGGACAAGCACTGGTCCTACGGCGCGTACTCGGGCGTCGCGGGCGCGCTCGGCCAGCGGCCGTGGGGCGCGAGCGCGTCGGTGCAGATCGACAAGACGATCGAGTCGATCAAGGAGCTCGACCGCGAGATCCGCGAGTTCGCGACCGGCAAGGCCCCGGCCAAGCCGGCCGAGGTCGCCAAGATCCAGGTCAACGAGGTCCGCGCCCTGCCGGGCTCGTACGAGACCGCGGGCTCGGTGCTGGGCACGCTCAGCGGCATCGTCCTGTACGGCCGGCCCGACGACTACGCGGCCAAGCGCGCCGCGGCGATCTCGGCGCTGACGCCGGCCCAGGTCCAGGCCGCGGCCGCGGCGATCAAGCCGGCGGCGCTGACCTGGGTGATCGTCGGCGACCTCGGCAAGATCGAGGCGGGCGTCCGCGCGCTCAAGCTCGGCACCGTCAAGGTGCTCGACGCCGACGGCAAGATCCTGCGCTGA